The proteins below are encoded in one region of Paenibacillus sp. YYML68:
- a CDS encoding right-handed parallel beta-helix repeat-containing protein — protein MKLKSYWVVLFMLALVFSTIQAPQAAHAATRNVYVDTVTEIKDALKNALPGDVILVAPGEYHLTTTTTVGDKKAYYYSTKSGNSTDKITIKSQFASNPATLKGGNVASEGYTLYITGNYWVIQDIKIKNGQKGIILDNSNNTRINKVTVSDVGQEGIHVRDGSKNTIIENSTIKNTGVTGTANDKGFAEGIYVGSDRSVWDVNSSTGYDRNVSNTKIRNNTIGPNVAAESIDIKEGASGTLVEGNTFLGAGISGENYADSFIDVKGYNTTIRNNVFYRQNNSKITKDIAEVDRTNSSNPWCPANETSNKDLDDTSDGNTYTNNTFHQGNP, from the coding sequence TTGAAGTTAAAATCTTATTGGGTTGTTCTGTTTATGCTCGCATTGGTATTTAGTACGATTCAAGCTCCACAAGCTGCTCATGCTGCAACAAGAAATGTGTATGTGGATACTGTGACAGAAATCAAGGATGCTCTTAAGAACGCTTTGCCGGGAGATGTTATTTTAGTTGCGCCAGGCGAATATCATCTTACGACTACTACCACAGTAGGGGACAAGAAGGCTTATTACTATTCAACGAAAAGTGGAAATTCTACGGATAAGATTACAATCAAAAGTCAGTTTGCATCAAACCCTGCTACACTCAAGGGTGGTAATGTTGCAAGTGAAGGCTATACCCTGTATATCACAGGGAACTATTGGGTCATTCAAGATATCAAGATTAAAAATGGACAAAAGGGAATCATTCTAGATAATTCCAACAATACGCGCATTAACAAAGTAACTGTATCGGATGTAGGTCAAGAGGGCATCCACGTTCGTGACGGCAGTAAGAACACTATAATTGAAAACAGCACCATCAAAAATACGGGTGTAACCGGTACAGCTAATGACAAGGGTTTTGCTGAAGGAATCTACGTAGGATCCGATCGCTCTGTGTGGGATGTTAATTCCTCTACAGGCTACGATCGTAATGTTTCGAATACGAAGATCCGTAATAACACAATCGGACCTAACGTTGCAGCTGAATCTATCGATATTAAAGAAGGCGCTTCCGGCACGCTGGTAGAGGGCAATACATTCCTAGGGGCAGGGATATCAGGAGAAAACTACGCAGATAGCTTTATTGATGTTAAAGGCTATAACACAACGATTCGTAACAATGTATTCTACCGTCAAAATAACTCCAAGATTACAAAAGATATCGCTGAGGTTGATCGTACAAACAGCAGTAATCCATGGTGTCCTGCTAATGAAACCTCGAACAAGGATCTTGATGATACGTCGGATGGAAATACGTACACGAATAACACGTTCCATCAAGGAAATCCATAG